The following proteins come from a genomic window of Paenibacillus spongiae:
- a CDS encoding ThuA domain-containing protein: MKKILYVYGGPEFHPTRAAGELLSNLIGSKEGYCLETTSDLDMLARLSEGKYAAVVVYTTGFADELTPERERGLLDFIESGGGFVGVHSAADSFRGSRRYIDMLGCEFLTHPDHHSFKVEIVNTDHPITTRMETFTIADEMYHLQSYDPSKVTVLAETNWQGRKLPLAYTKSYGQGRVAYLANGHDLRAWIHPEFQKMLLRAISWSAGEEKRSGKIRCGLLGFGPTCNMGAGHASWIGQTEGMEVVAVCDASPDRLAAAKEQLPGMKGYFTNLDDMLAMDEVDLVVNILPHYLHAPLAMKCLEAGKHVIMEKPFCLTVAEGKDLIQKAREQGVMLSVFHCRRWDDDYMTIRELLNKRLIGDVFHIDYSSVGYHQPGFEWRSDKAVSGGLMYDWGAHIIDWILNLIPSEMTQLMGDFQKRVWHAVTNEDHGKINIKFKNGVTVDIMMSSIAAVNRPKWQILGTQGSIEMNAQDEIYLTSMVNGVRQHSKIERMFGADWKKYYWNVADHLLMDEELIVKPEQALRVISILEAASQSSELGRSVTPEVL; encoded by the coding sequence ATGAAAAAAATATTGTATGTGTACGGAGGTCCTGAATTTCACCCGACGAGAGCGGCTGGGGAACTGCTAAGCAATTTGATAGGTTCTAAGGAAGGCTATTGTCTCGAGACCACTTCCGACCTCGATATGCTGGCTCGCCTGTCCGAAGGGAAATACGCCGCCGTTGTCGTTTACACGACCGGGTTTGCTGACGAGCTGACGCCGGAGCGCGAGCGTGGGCTGCTTGATTTCATCGAGAGCGGCGGCGGATTTGTCGGCGTTCATTCCGCAGCGGACAGCTTCAGAGGCAGTCGCCGGTATATTGATATGCTGGGCTGCGAGTTTTTGACGCATCCTGACCATCACAGCTTTAAGGTAGAAATCGTGAACACCGATCATCCCATAACGACAAGGATGGAGACGTTTACGATCGCGGACGAAATGTATCATCTGCAAAGCTACGATCCATCCAAAGTGACGGTGCTTGCGGAAACGAACTGGCAGGGCAGGAAGCTGCCACTCGCGTATACCAAATCATACGGTCAAGGCCGGGTCGCCTATTTGGCGAATGGCCATGATTTAAGAGCCTGGATCCATCCGGAGTTTCAGAAAATGCTGCTGCGCGCAATCAGTTGGAGCGCCGGGGAAGAGAAACGGTCCGGAAAGATCCGCTGCGGTTTGCTCGGGTTCGGACCGACATGTAATATGGGTGCCGGGCATGCGAGCTGGATCGGTCAAACCGAAGGCATGGAAGTGGTTGCGGTTTGCGACGCTTCGCCTGACAGATTAGCGGCAGCCAAGGAGCAGCTTCCCGGTATGAAGGGGTATTTTACCAATCTTGATGATATGCTGGCTATGGATGAAGTGGATCTTGTCGTCAACATTTTGCCGCATTATCTGCATGCACCGCTGGCAATGAAATGTCTTGAAGCCGGTAAGCATGTCATCATGGAAAAGCCGTTTTGCTTAACGGTTGCCGAAGGAAAAGATTTGATTCAGAAGGCGCGGGAGCAAGGGGTCATGCTGTCCGTCTTTCATTGCCGGCGCTGGGATGACGACTATATGACGATCCGCGAGCTGCTGAACAAAAGATTAATCGGCGACGTGTTCCACATCGACTACTCGTCCGTAGGCTACCATCAGCCGGGCTTCGAGTGGCGCTCCGACAAAGCCGTCAGCGGCGGTTTGATGTACGATTGGGGCGCGCATATCATTGACTGGATTCTGAATTTGATCCCATCCGAAATGACTCAGCTGATGGGGGATTTCCAGAAAAGAGTGTGGCATGCGGTAACGAACGAAGATCACGGCAAAATCAATATCAAGTTCAAAAACGGAGTGACGGTCGATATCATGATGTCATCGATCGCAGCGGTCAACCGGCCGAAATGGCAAATTCTCGGCACCCAAGGCAGCATCGAGATGAATGCGCAGGACGAGATTTATTTGACCAGCATGGTGAACGGCGTTCGCCAGCACAGCAAGATTGAACGGATGTTCGGAGCGGATTGGAAAAAATATTATTGGAATGTCGCCGACCATTTGCTGATGGACGAGGAACTGATCGTAAAACCCGAACAAGCGCTGCGTGTCATCAGCATCTTGGAAGCCGCCTCGCAGAGCTCGGAGTTAGGCAGAAGCGTTACCCCTGAGGTGCTATAG
- a CDS encoding beta-N-acetylhexosaminidase has translation MKLFFHGDVAEVVAGISELAAILRIELCESGIPVEVVNRKGPLKISLENGQGRIEFAESIHFFRALGLFVEYSRRQDRFQFKEQPRFDFNGPMLDVSRNAVLKRSTIKQMMRYMALMGLNGLMLYTEDTYEVPDKPYFGYMRGRYTDGELKELDDYAALFGIEMVPCIQTLAHLAQALKWSFAAKIRDSGDTLLVGEPQTYAFIEEMIVAASAPFRTKRIHIGMDEAYGLGLGRYLTLHGYRERFDVMNEHLARVLDITRKHGLKPMIWSDMPFHFLSNDPNAFHYPLNVDFSPDKLAQIPNDVQFVYWDYGQRDQLVYERLIEKHKEFGSVPVFAGGIHIWGSMSPNNGKTWMITHPALLACKAQGVREVLATAWGDNGQETNHLAMLPGLQLFAEHGYTDEVNDGKLRSRFAACTGLDLFDELIALKYMDETPGVSEGNHYMANPSKYLLWQDVLIGLFDKHVEGTPENELPDHYEKLQEKWRACKVKAGSPFDALFEFYEKLSGVLAVKSTLGLVLTRLYRDDRKEELKDAAQSCLPDLYRRMDELRIAHRRIWMLTNKPFGWEVLDIRYGGMLARISTAIDRLLDYAEGREESLEELEAERLLFEAELPETPITISAPGYLRIASASPLS, from the coding sequence ATGAAACTATTTTTTCATGGGGATGTCGCCGAGGTGGTTGCGGGTATAAGTGAGTTGGCTGCGATCTTGCGCATTGAGTTGTGCGAGTCAGGAATACCCGTAGAAGTTGTTAATAGAAAAGGTCCGCTTAAGATCTCTCTGGAGAATGGTCAGGGACGTATTGAGTTTGCCGAAAGCATTCATTTTTTTCGTGCGCTTGGGTTGTTTGTCGAGTACTCCCGTAGACAAGACCGGTTTCAGTTTAAAGAACAGCCTCGGTTCGATTTTAACGGGCCGATGCTTGATGTTTCGCGAAATGCCGTGCTGAAACGAAGTACGATCAAACAAATGATGCGCTATATGGCGCTCATGGGCCTGAACGGTCTGATGCTGTATACGGAGGATACTTACGAAGTGCCGGACAAACCGTATTTTGGCTATATGAGGGGACGCTATACCGACGGGGAACTCAAGGAGCTGGACGACTATGCGGCGCTGTTCGGCATCGAAATGGTTCCATGCATCCAAACGCTAGCGCATCTGGCTCAAGCGTTGAAGTGGTCGTTTGCCGCGAAAATAAGGGATAGCGGCGATACGCTCCTGGTTGGAGAACCGCAAACGTACGCCTTTATCGAAGAAATGATCGTAGCCGCATCGGCCCCGTTCCGTACCAAGCGGATTCACATCGGGATGGATGAAGCGTATGGCCTCGGACTGGGGCGTTATTTGACGCTTCATGGTTATCGAGAGCGTTTTGACGTTATGAACGAACATTTGGCCAGGGTGCTCGACATTACCCGAAAGCATGGTTTGAAGCCGATGATCTGGAGCGATATGCCATTCCATTTCCTCTCAAACGATCCGAACGCGTTTCATTACCCGTTGAACGTTGATTTTTCACCGGATAAGCTGGCTCAAATTCCGAATGATGTACAGTTCGTTTATTGGGATTACGGGCAGCGGGATCAGCTCGTTTATGAGCGACTGATAGAGAAGCATAAGGAGTTCGGTTCAGTGCCGGTGTTTGCGGGCGGCATTCATATCTGGGGCAGCATGAGCCCGAACAACGGAAAAACGTGGATGATCACCCATCCCGCTTTGCTCGCCTGCAAAGCTCAAGGCGTCCGGGAAGTGCTGGCCACCGCTTGGGGTGACAACGGGCAGGAAACGAACCATTTGGCCATGCTGCCGGGATTGCAGCTTTTTGCCGAGCACGGATACACGGACGAGGTCAATGACGGGAAGCTGAGGAGCCGGTTTGCCGCTTGCACGGGACTAGATCTATTCGACGAGCTCATCGCTTTGAAATACATGGATGAGACGCCCGGCGTGAGCGAAGGCAATCATTACATGGCCAATCCATCAAAGTATCTGCTATGGCAGGACGTGCTGATCGGCTTGTTTGACAAGCATGTGGAAGGAACGCCGGAGAATGAACTGCCTGACCATTACGAGAAGCTGCAAGAGAAATGGCGTGCCTGCAAGGTAAAGGCGGGATCACCGTTTGATGCCCTATTCGAGTTTTACGAGAAACTGAGTGGGGTGCTGGCTGTCAAATCGACGTTAGGTCTTGTTTTGACCCGATTGTATCGGGATGATCGCAAAGAGGAGCTCAAGGATGCCGCCCAGTCATGTTTACCGGATTTGTATCGGCGGATGGACGAGCTTCGGATTGCTCACCGGCGCATTTGGATGCTTACGAACAAACCCTTCGGTTGGGAAGTGCTGGATATTCGCTATGGGGGCATGCTTGCGAGAATTTCGACGGCAATCGATCGGCTTCTCGATTACGCGGAAGGACGCGAGGAGAGCCTTGAAGAGCTGGAAGCGGAACGTCTGTTATTCGAAGCTGAACTGCCGGAAACCCCGATTACGATTAGTGCGCCTGGCTATCTGCGTATCGCAAGCGCTTCACCGTTGTCTTAA
- a CDS encoding extracellular solute-binding protein, giving the protein MNRKKYGLSAFILCMLLVLLLSGCGGNSNSEAPKNQENAQSNDGGDSDGAAEKMKLNFWTYYPEQTKTDGYFMNFLKSKFDFEAEFYVASSDTAKEKLNLAIASGDIPDWWKSLSFQEYDKLIKQDVVAEIKLEDLEQYAPKYMAFLKKILGDDPFKYLRRDGKIYGLPGIWDLAPHGNVVGFREDWLKKVGITKTPETLEEMEEALKRFRNDDPDGNNKQDTYGITGTAGGIGDLFSFVFGAYGVYPGAFTEDNGKIVRGDILPGAKEALTVLNRWYSEGLIDPEFIVHKANNVQDKLVQEKAGAVGTYWFGLAQDGVFCCNDIYATLHKKNPEASFAMIPGPTGPDGNFGMLQGNALFGVDIMFGKQLENDRDKMIKYLQVFEFTSFEVESKIAQTFGEEGKTFKKTADGEFEYIKPYDDQKERWKYGFDGAYSVPGGWNDDYSEELASFATKDKSMLPLRSQLMELGTGKYDILGPIDRPIYNDYKERLDKMTMQTFIDMITGKKPVSEFDSFVAEWNKIGGDKVMAEAQQAYDQLKQQ; this is encoded by the coding sequence ATGAATAGAAAAAAATATGGGTTATCCGCATTCATCCTCTGCATGCTGCTTGTTCTGCTGCTCAGCGGATGCGGCGGGAATTCAAATTCGGAAGCACCGAAGAATCAGGAAAACGCCCAGTCGAACGACGGGGGAGATTCGGATGGCGCAGCAGAGAAGATGAAGCTGAATTTTTGGACCTATTATCCGGAACAAACCAAAACAGACGGTTATTTCATGAACTTCCTCAAATCCAAATTCGATTTTGAGGCTGAATTCTATGTCGCATCCTCCGATACGGCGAAGGAAAAGCTGAATCTGGCCATCGCTTCCGGCGATATTCCCGATTGGTGGAAAAGTCTTAGCTTCCAGGAATACGATAAGCTGATCAAACAAGATGTCGTTGCCGAGATCAAATTGGAGGATCTGGAACAGTACGCACCCAAGTACATGGCATTTTTGAAAAAGATATTGGGAGACGATCCTTTCAAATATTTGCGCAGGGACGGTAAAATTTACGGATTGCCGGGGATTTGGGACTTGGCTCCGCATGGGAATGTTGTAGGCTTCCGCGAGGATTGGCTGAAAAAAGTCGGGATAACGAAGACGCCGGAGACGCTTGAAGAGATGGAAGAAGCGTTGAAGAGATTCCGCAATGACGATCCGGACGGAAATAACAAACAGGACACTTACGGCATTACGGGAACGGCCGGGGGAATCGGAGATTTATTCAGCTTTGTGTTCGGCGCGTATGGCGTTTATCCGGGTGCGTTTACGGAAGACAACGGCAAGATCGTGCGTGGCGACATATTGCCTGGGGCGAAAGAAGCCTTGACCGTATTAAACCGTTGGTATAGCGAAGGTTTGATCGATCCGGAATTTATCGTACACAAAGCGAACAACGTACAGGATAAATTGGTTCAGGAAAAAGCCGGAGCTGTCGGAACCTATTGGTTTGGGCTTGCTCAGGATGGCGTATTCTGCTGCAACGATATCTATGCGACCCTGCACAAGAAGAATCCGGAAGCCAGCTTTGCCATGATTCCGGGGCCTACAGGACCGGACGGAAACTTTGGCATGCTGCAGGGTAATGCGCTGTTTGGAGTCGACATTATGTTCGGCAAGCAATTGGAGAACGACCGCGATAAAATGATCAAATATCTTCAGGTATTCGAATTCACTTCCTTCGAAGTCGAATCCAAGATCGCGCAAACCTTTGGCGAAGAAGGAAAGACGTTCAAGAAGACGGCGGATGGCGAGTTCGAATATATCAAGCCGTACGATGATCAGAAGGAACGGTGGAAATACGGCTTTGACGGCGCTTATTCCGTTCCGGGGGGATGGAATGACGATTACAGCGAAGAGTTGGCGTCTTTTGCTACAAAGGATAAATCCATGCTTCCGCTGCGAAGCCAGCTGATGGAATTGGGCACGGGAAAATATGATATTCTTGGACCGATCGACAGGCCAATCTACAATGATTACAAGGAAAGACTGGATAAGATGACGATGCAAACGTTCATCGATATGATCACGGGCAAGAAACCGGTCAGCGAGTTTGACAGCTTCGTGGCGGAGTGGAACAAAATAGGCGGCGACAAGGTCATGGCAGAAGCGCAGCAAGCGTATGATCAGTTAAAACAGCAATAG
- a CDS encoding carbohydrate ABC transporter permease, producing the protein MVKTGSKIADIFLYAIMTVVLVITLYPFWTQVVISLDGGDAANSSFMLFPEKITFDSYKLAFDFDALWVGYKNTIIRTCLGVLLSILATAITAYPLSKKDLPLNKWITRFMLIQFIIGGGLIPNYLLIKYLGMYNTIWALVIPGMISTFNVLIMRNFFRSLPDSLEESAMVDGAGYLKIFFRIILPLSMPIIATEALWVGVGHWNAWFDALIYTNDADKEMLQLVLRRIIIQNNPTQFSEVLTKLQEKSPYSGRQLQATVIMLSILPMLIVYPFLQKYFVQGIMVGAVKG; encoded by the coding sequence ATGGTAAAGACAGGGAGCAAAATCGCAGACATCTTTCTGTATGCAATCATGACGGTCGTACTGGTCATAACCTTGTATCCGTTTTGGACGCAAGTGGTCATATCGCTAGATGGCGGGGATGCCGCCAACAGTTCATTCATGCTGTTTCCGGAAAAGATCACGTTTGACAGCTACAAGCTCGCATTTGACTTCGATGCCTTATGGGTCGGCTATAAAAATACCATTATAAGGACATGCCTCGGCGTGCTGCTTAGCATATTGGCAACCGCGATCACCGCTTATCCGTTGTCGAAAAAAGATTTACCGTTAAATAAATGGATTACGCGCTTCATGTTGATCCAATTTATCATCGGAGGCGGATTGATTCCAAACTATTTGTTAATCAAGTATCTCGGGATGTACAACACCATATGGGCGCTTGTCATCCCCGGTATGATCAGTACGTTCAACGTCTTGATTATGCGCAACTTTTTCCGTTCGCTGCCGGATAGCCTGGAAGAATCGGCGATGGTGGACGGCGCGGGATATTTGAAAATTTTCTTCCGAATTATTCTTCCGTTATCCATGCCCATTATTGCCACGGAAGCGTTGTGGGTAGGAGTCGGACATTGGAATGCCTGGTTCGACGCGTTGATTTATACGAACGATGCGGATAAAGAGATGCTGCAGCTGGTGCTTAGACGAATCATTATCCAGAACAACCCGACTCAGTTCAGCGAAGTGTTAACGAAATTGCAAGAGAAGAGTCCCTATTCCGGAAGGCAGCTGCAGGCCACCGTCATCATGCTTTCGATCCTTCCGATGCTTATTGTCTATCCTTTTTTGCAGAAATATTTTGTTCAGGGAATCATGGTGGGCGCTGTTAAAGGTTGA
- a CDS encoding ABC transporter permease gives MSKTTVLARRPGWNGQPKTGDAKSKRHAFKKYRVLLIMMIPSVLYVIIFNYVPIYGLLIAFEDFQITKGFFGSPWVGLAHFEKAFRDPGFYLVLKNTVLISVYRMVFGFPIPIIFALLLSEVKNVKFKKTVQTASYLPHFISWIILGGIFMSIFSLEGPVNAILGMFGVDPKLFMADTSYFRSILVFTSILAGFGWSSIIYFAAITGIDPHLHEAAVVDGAGRIKRMIYITIPLLMPVISIMLVLSMSGILDAGFDQIFNMYNPQVYDVADIIDTYVYRKGLVEMDYGYATAVGLFKSVIGLILMLTANGLARRIGGGDYTLW, from the coding sequence ATGAGCAAAACGACAGTGCTGGCCCGGCGGCCCGGATGGAACGGCCAACCGAAAACCGGGGACGCCAAATCCAAACGTCATGCGTTCAAAAAATACAGGGTACTGTTAATCATGATGATTCCTTCCGTATTGTACGTCATCATTTTCAACTATGTACCGATTTACGGGCTATTGATTGCGTTTGAAGATTTTCAAATTACGAAAGGCTTCTTCGGCAGTCCATGGGTCGGATTGGCCCATTTTGAAAAAGCGTTTCGAGATCCGGGTTTCTATCTGGTGCTAAAAAATACGGTATTGATTAGCGTATACCGCATGGTGTTCGGGTTTCCCATTCCCATCATTTTCGCGCTGCTGCTGAGTGAAGTGAAAAACGTCAAATTCAAGAAGACGGTCCAGACGGCTTCCTACCTGCCTCATTTCATTTCATGGATCATCCTGGGCGGGATTTTCATGAGCATCTTTTCACTTGAGGGGCCGGTTAACGCGATCCTTGGAATGTTCGGGGTCGATCCCAAATTATTCATGGCCGATACCAGTTATTTTCGTTCGATTCTAGTCTTCACGTCGATTCTGGCGGGATTCGGCTGGAGCTCGATCATTTATTTTGCCGCAATCACGGGCATTGATCCGCATTTGCATGAGGCTGCGGTCGTTGACGGCGCAGGCCGGATCAAGCGAATGATCTACATTACGATTCCGCTGCTCATGCCGGTCATCAGCATCATGCTCGTCTTGTCCATGTCTGGCATTCTCGATGCCGGATTCGATCAGATTTTCAACATGTACAACCCGCAAGTATATGATGTTGCCGATATTATCGACACTTATGTTTACCGAAAAGGCTTGGTCGAAATGGATTACGGTTATGCGACGGCGGTAGGCTTGTTTAAATCGGTCATCGGTCTCATCTTGATGCTGACGGCGAATGGACTTGCCAGAAGGATCGGAGGCGGTGATTATACATTATGGTAA
- a CDS encoding sensor histidine kinase, producing the protein MKRWMNWTFIRFKLKQKLYMSYLIVTIIPIMVLGIYSYTQSRQLLNEQAKQSIERNISTAESSIAYKMELYNNLIHLIVANGLIQDIVSVQSGEAVELSTLANQLREYLDPYFNMMLTSYHGIDKLTIYTESPLPEYGDYLRSANRVSDQSWYRDALRKFGIRWYFDESQQAAYAVSKFPETFLSGHHVLYVHVNVESIFMDAMKLLSDYGLVISDSNGAAAVTNARAASWFSEAPAEVREEGVTTINGIEFMVINKKIPKTDWTIHCYVPIDQVSGNAAPILYATFIVIGICIAILLIIISLFANGMLRRIYRLNHWMKRVENGGLELKIQNSSKDEIGELTDRFGNMLFRIRELIQEVRQKELHRLQAQMNPHFLYNTLSSINWKALQTKSYEISRIVTSLSKYYRTALNKGDHFISVTNELENVKSYLDIMLITDNYGFDVMYDIDNDVNRYDTINMILQPLVENAIKHGVHRKTDGRGMITISACLVEGCLQFAITDNGPGMKEELVQNVMKLRSAGYGLRNVQERIELFFGHGYGITVRGHREGEEGTTMLITVPLTVKDESRSI; encoded by the coding sequence ATGAAAAGATGGATGAACTGGACCTTCATACGTTTTAAATTGAAACAAAAGCTGTATATGTCGTATCTGATCGTGACCATCATTCCGATTATGGTGCTCGGCATTTATTCATACACGCAATCGAGACAATTGCTCAATGAACAAGCGAAGCAAAGCATCGAGAGAAACATTAGTACAGCGGAGAGCAGTATTGCCTATAAGATGGAATTGTACAATAATTTGATCCACTTGATTGTCGCCAATGGTTTGATACAAGACATAGTATCGGTTCAAAGCGGCGAAGCGGTCGAATTATCGACATTGGCCAATCAATTAAGAGAGTATTTGGATCCCTACTTCAATATGATGCTCACGTCCTATCACGGGATCGATAAGTTGACCATATATACCGAAAGCCCGCTTCCGGAATACGGCGATTATTTGCGGTCGGCCAATCGGGTATCCGATCAAAGCTGGTACAGGGATGCTCTGAGAAAATTCGGCATCCGCTGGTATTTTGACGAATCGCAGCAGGCAGCCTATGCGGTAAGCAAATTTCCGGAAACGTTCTTATCAGGCCATCATGTGTTGTATGTTCACGTGAATGTCGAAAGTATATTCATGGATGCGATGAAGCTGCTGAGCGATTACGGCCTCGTCATATCGGACTCGAACGGCGCTGCGGCGGTGACCAATGCACGCGCAGCCAGTTGGTTTTCCGAAGCTCCTGCAGAGGTTCGGGAAGAAGGCGTGACCACGATTAACGGAATCGAGTTTATGGTAATCAACAAGAAAATTCCGAAAACGGACTGGACGATCCACTGCTATGTGCCGATCGACCAGGTATCCGGAAACGCTGCCCCTATCTTGTATGCCACCTTTATCGTTATCGGTATTTGCATCGCGATTCTGCTGATTATCATTTCGCTATTCGCCAACGGGATGCTGAGGCGCATCTACCGGCTGAATCATTGGATGAAACGCGTGGAGAACGGCGGGCTTGAACTGAAGATTCAAAATTCCTCCAAAGACGAAATCGGCGAGCTGACCGACCGTTTCGGCAACATGCTGTTTCGTATTCGAGAACTGATTCAGGAGGTGCGGCAGAAAGAACTGCATAGGCTGCAAGCGCAGATGAATCCTCATTTTTTATATAACACGCTCTCGTCCATCAACTGGAAGGCGCTGCAAACCAAATCCTATGAAATAAGCCGGATCGTAACTTCGTTGTCCAAGTACTATCGCACGGCACTCAACAAAGGGGACCATTTTATATCGGTTACTAATGAACTGGAAAATGTGAAATCGTATTTGGACATTATGCTCATCACCGATAATTATGGCTTCGATGTTATGTACGATATCGACAACGACGTCAATCGGTACGATACGATTAATATGATTTTGCAACCGCTGGTGGAGAATGCGATCAAGCATGGCGTTCACCGGAAGACGGACGGCAGAGGGATGATCACTATTTCGGCTTGCCTTGTGGAAGGCTGCTTGCAATTTGCCATTACGGATAATGGGCCGGGAATGAAAGAAGAACTTGTCCAGAATGTCATGAAACTTCGCTCTGCCGGGTATGGCCTTAGGAATGTGCAAGAACGAATCGAACTGTTCTTCGGTCATGGTTACGGCATAACCGTCCGAGGTCATCGTGAGGGAGAGGAAGGAACAACGATGTTGATTACCGTACCGCTAACGGTAAAGGATGAAAGCAGATCGATCTGA
- a CDS encoding response regulator translates to MYKMLVVDDDRSEREGVKFLTGQFDWELEIAEADSGEAALEYIRNHDNIDILLTDIRMRELDGLQLAQQVKELLPHIKIIFMSAYGEFEYAQKAIDLNVTHYILKPVEIGEFMRVVSNVIRLCDEEQKEKLKNERIQEIYWKGIRYEKQQFLYDLIHGRGMIAEEDNESPDTAIHFSGYRYLRMAMIHTGSRFFDRIDIDVEPVLEGMACVKADFVNLNEMQSVLLYEGRPEETKEDLIRTGSFLVGLFKEKHRTDVSIVISGLIESLKQIGSEYNLMETMLANQFFMEKGAVLYTGEVKSGDRDVYSHTRRILLDMTEWLKEIEVDNDKIVLLIELLEGGKTVSENYVKYVCTEVLKSIDRPTQQNVNEFMMGLERIHNASSLMELMQVMRSIAQDLIASVERPRELLRSVIEEVVLILDREYSSEITLESIAKQVYLSPGYLSRLFKKYKGKSIVKYMTSIRLEKAGELLLASNKKITDIGKEVGYPNFAYFSALFKNNYGKTPSQYREEHGL, encoded by the coding sequence ATGTATAAGATGTTAGTCGTCGACGATGACCGATCCGAAAGGGAAGGAGTCAAATTTTTGACCGGACAATTTGACTGGGAACTTGAGATAGCCGAAGCGGATTCCGGCGAAGCGGCGCTGGAATACATCCGCAACCACGACAATATCGATATTTTGCTTACGGACATACGAATGAGAGAGCTTGACGGGCTGCAGCTCGCGCAACAAGTCAAAGAGCTGCTGCCGCATATCAAAATCATTTTTATGAGCGCTTACGGCGAGTTCGAATACGCTCAGAAAGCGATCGATTTGAACGTAACGCATTACATACTGAAGCCGGTGGAAATCGGCGAATTCATGCGCGTTGTTTCGAATGTCATCCGGCTGTGCGACGAAGAACAGAAAGAGAAATTGAAGAATGAAAGAATCCAAGAGATCTATTGGAAAGGAATCCGCTACGAGAAGCAGCAATTTTTATATGATCTCATTCACGGCAGGGGGATGATTGCGGAAGAGGATAACGAATCCCCGGACACGGCCATCCACTTCAGCGGGTACCGTTATTTGAGAATGGCGATGATTCATACCGGAAGCCGGTTTTTCGATAGAATCGATATCGATGTCGAGCCGGTGTTGGAGGGAATGGCTTGCGTGAAGGCCGATTTCGTAAATTTGAATGAGATGCAGAGCGTTCTATTGTACGAAGGCAGACCTGAAGAAACCAAAGAGGATCTTATTCGGACGGGTTCGTTTCTGGTCGGGTTGTTCAAAGAAAAGCATCGTACGGACGTAAGCATTGTGATCAGCGGATTGATCGAGAGCCTCAAGCAAATAGGCAGTGAGTACAACCTGATGGAAACGATGTTAGCGAATCAGTTTTTTATGGAAAAAGGGGCGGTGCTGTACACGGGAGAGGTCAAATCGGGAGACCGGGACGTTTATTCGCACACTCGCCGTATTTTACTCGATATGACGGAGTGGTTAAAGGAAATCGAGGTGGATAACGATAAAATCGTCCTTCTGATCGAGCTGCTCGAAGGCGGGAAAACAGTCTCGGAAAACTATGTGAAATATGTTTGCACGGAAGTATTGAAGTCGATCGATCGTCCGACCCAACAAAATGTAAACGAATTCATGATGGGTCTGGAAAGGATCCATAATGCTTCTTCACTCATGGAGCTCATGCAGGTTATGCGGTCGATCGCCCAGGATCTGATAGCGAGCGTTGAAAGACCCCGTGAATTGCTTCGCAGCGTGATCGAGGAAGTCGTACTGATTCTCGACCGGGAGTACAGCAGTGAAATTACGTTGGAGAGCATTGCGAAGCAGGTCTATTTGAGTCCGGGTTATTTGAGCCGATTGTTCAAGAAGTATAAGGGCAAAAGCATCGTCAAATATATGACGTCGATCCGGCTGGAAAAGGCGGGCGAGCTTCTCCTGGCGTCGAACAAGAAAATCACGGATATCGGCAAGGAAGTCGGGTATCCCAACTTTGCCTATTTCTCCGCCTTATTCAAAAATAATTACGGGAAAACGCCGTCCCAGTACAGGGAAGAACATGGCCTATGA